A single Cottoperca gobio chromosome 5, fCotGob3.1, whole genome shotgun sequence DNA region contains:
- the LOC115008868 gene encoding deoxyribonuclease gamma-like isoform X1: MIFVGKMKIAAFNFNRLGVTEVENEAVRNNLIKIVSRYSVVVILEVILEGKEEDGSSMEKFLTHLNNDAKNINHPYEMQCNGFLGPGKLKEKFVFFYRKDEVTLIDSFQYEKDGDRLHRPFVLYLECPKTALCVYSLRTKAVFRGLPEGLNMKIAAFNAKNLGWKKVTDKTVVHYLTKIMSQYSVVVILEVMDKSGKAMERLLKKLNNSSNSPYTMIASCRLGRDTYKERFVCFYREEDVTLEACHQYEDNQIGDVDAFAREPFILRFSCPSTVVKDLVLIPVHTKPTDSLKELDELHDVVTSIRQKWGTDNIIILGDFNADGRYLSQKKKKKIRISSAPYHWLIDDDVDTTSSNFNDHTYDRIVVYGQSMLNTIVPGSAKSFNFQTEFDLTDEETLSVSDHYPVEVELKEQKAQTQRKPAQPRTAKTAKTTKTAKTAKTAKTTKTTTTTKTAKTTKTAKTAKTAKTTKTAKTTKTAKTTKTTKTASPEEQKKGPQEMNVAPKRKRGPPSDTLAKRRELEQMTDQHDDA; this comes from the exons ATGATTTTTGTAGGAAAAATGAAGATTGCAGCCTTCAACTTCAACAGACTGGGAGTGACAGAAGTGGAGAATGAGGCCGTGCGGAATAATCTGATCAAG ATTGTGTCTCGGTACAGCGTGGTGGTGATCCTGGAGGTGATCCTAGAGGGGAAAGAGGAGGATGGTAGCTCCATGGAGAAGTTCCTCACACACCTCAACAACGATGC AAAGAACATAAATCATCCTTACGAAATGCAGTGCAACGGATTTCTGGGACCAGGCAAGCTCAAGGAgaagtttgttttcttctacaG aAAGGACGAGGTGACACTGATCGACTCCTTTCAGTACGAAAAAGATGGAGATAGGCTACACAGACCCTTCGTTCTTTATCTCGAATGTCCAAAGACAG cgctctgtgtgtattcgctcagaacgaAGGCggtgtttcgcgggcttccggagggcc TCAACATGAAGATCGCAGCCTTCAATGCTAAAAACCTGGGATGGAAGAAAGTCACAGACAAGACGGTCGTCCACTACCTCACCAAG ATCATGTCTCAGTACAGCGTGGTGGTGATCCTCGAGGTGATGGATAAGAGCGGTAAGGCCATGGAGAGGTTGCTGAAAAAGCTCAACAACAG CTCCAACAGTCCTTACACCATGATTGCCAGCTGCCGGCTGGGACGAGACACCTACAAGGAGcgctttgtttgtttctacaG agaggaGGATGTGACTCTGGAAGCTTGTCATCAGTATGAAGATAATCAAATTGGAGATGTGGACGCCTTCGCCAGAGAGCCCTTCATCCTGCGCTTCAGCTGTCCATCGACAG TGGTGAAAGATCTGGTTCTGATCCCGGTCCACACCAAACCAACAGACTCGTTGAAGGAACTGGACGAGCTGCATGACGTGGTCACCTCCATCAGGCAGAAGTGGGGAACGGAT AACATTATAATTTTGGGGGACTTTAATGCAGATGGACGTTATCTctcccagaagaagaagaagaagatccgCATCTCCTCCGCTCCCTATCATTGGCTGATCGACGATGATGTCGACACGACGAGTAGTAACTTTAATGACCACACCTACGACAG GATCGTAGTGTACGGACAGAGCATGCTGAACACCATCGTCCCCGGCTCGGCCAAATCCTTCAACTTCCAGACAGAGTTCGACCTGACGGATGAAGAA ACTCTGAGTGTCAGTGACCACTACCCTGTGGAGGTGGAGCTGAAGGAACAAAAAGCACAGACTCAAAGGAAGCCGGCTCAGCCCCGAACAGCGAAGACAGCGAAGACAACGAAGACAGCGAAGACAGCGAAGACAGCGAAGACAACGAAGACAACGACGACAACGAAGACAGCGAAGACAACGAAGACAGCGAAGACAGCGAAGACAGCGAAGACAACGAAGACAGCGAAGACAACGAAGACAGCGAAGACAACGAAGACAACGAAGACAGCGTCCCCTGAAGAACAGAAGAAAG GACCCCAGGAGATGAATGTGGcaccaaagaggaagagaggaccGCCATCAGACACGCTGGCTAAGAGAAGAGAGTTGGAACAAATGACAGACCAACATGATGATGCTTAA
- the LOC115008868 gene encoding deoxyribonuclease-1-like isoform X3 codes for MIFVGKMKIAAFNFNRLGVTEVENEAVRNNLIKIVSRYSVVVILEVILEGKEEDGSSMEKFLTHLNNDAKNINHPYEMQCNGFLGPGKLKEKFVFFYRKDEVTLIDSFQYEKDGDRLHRPFVLYLECPKTALCVYSLRTKAVFRGLPEGLNMKIAAFNAKNLGWKKVTDKTVVHYLTKIMSQYSVVVILEVMDKSGKAMERLLKKLNNSSNSPYTMIASCRLGRDTYKERFVCFYREEDVTLEACHQYEDNQIGDVDAFAREPFILRFSCPSTVVKDLVLIPVHTKPTDSLKELDELHDVVTSIRQKWGTDNIIILGDFNADGRYLSQKKKKKIRISSAPYHWLIDDDVDTTSSNFNDHTYDRIVVYGQSMLNTIVPGSAKSFNFQTEFDLTDEETLSVSDHYPVEVELKEQKAQTPKRKRGPPSDTLAKRRELEQMTDQHDDA; via the exons ATGATTTTTGTAGGAAAAATGAAGATTGCAGCCTTCAACTTCAACAGACTGGGAGTGACAGAAGTGGAGAATGAGGCCGTGCGGAATAATCTGATCAAG ATTGTGTCTCGGTACAGCGTGGTGGTGATCCTGGAGGTGATCCTAGAGGGGAAAGAGGAGGATGGTAGCTCCATGGAGAAGTTCCTCACACACCTCAACAACGATGC AAAGAACATAAATCATCCTTACGAAATGCAGTGCAACGGATTTCTGGGACCAGGCAAGCTCAAGGAgaagtttgttttcttctacaG aAAGGACGAGGTGACACTGATCGACTCCTTTCAGTACGAAAAAGATGGAGATAGGCTACACAGACCCTTCGTTCTTTATCTCGAATGTCCAAAGACAG cgctctgtgtgtattcgctcagaacgaAGGCggtgtttcgcgggcttccggagggcc TCAACATGAAGATCGCAGCCTTCAATGCTAAAAACCTGGGATGGAAGAAAGTCACAGACAAGACGGTCGTCCACTACCTCACCAAG ATCATGTCTCAGTACAGCGTGGTGGTGATCCTCGAGGTGATGGATAAGAGCGGTAAGGCCATGGAGAGGTTGCTGAAAAAGCTCAACAACAG CTCCAACAGTCCTTACACCATGATTGCCAGCTGCCGGCTGGGACGAGACACCTACAAGGAGcgctttgtttgtttctacaG agaggaGGATGTGACTCTGGAAGCTTGTCATCAGTATGAAGATAATCAAATTGGAGATGTGGACGCCTTCGCCAGAGAGCCCTTCATCCTGCGCTTCAGCTGTCCATCGACAG TGGTGAAAGATCTGGTTCTGATCCCGGTCCACACCAAACCAACAGACTCGTTGAAGGAACTGGACGAGCTGCATGACGTGGTCACCTCCATCAGGCAGAAGTGGGGAACGGAT AACATTATAATTTTGGGGGACTTTAATGCAGATGGACGTTATCTctcccagaagaagaagaagaagatccgCATCTCCTCCGCTCCCTATCATTGGCTGATCGACGATGATGTCGACACGACGAGTAGTAACTTTAATGACCACACCTACGACAG GATCGTAGTGTACGGACAGAGCATGCTGAACACCATCGTCCCCGGCTCGGCCAAATCCTTCAACTTCCAGACAGAGTTCGACCTGACGGATGAAGAA ACTCTGAGTGTCAGTGACCACTACCCTGTGGAGGTGGAGCTGAAGGAACAAAAAGCACAGA caccaaagaggaagagaggaccGCCATCAGACACGCTGGCTAAGAGAAGAGAGTTGGAACAAATGACAGACCAACATGATGATGCTTAA
- the LOC115008868 gene encoding deoxyribonuclease-1-like isoform X2, which produces MIFVGKMKIAAFNFNRLGVTEVENEAVRNNLIKIVSRYSVVVILEVILEGKEEDGSSMEKFLTHLNNDAKNINHPYEMQCNGFLGPGKLKEKFVFFYRKDEVTLIDSFQYEKDGDRLHRPFVLYLECPKTVNMKIAAFNAKNLGWKKVTDKTVVHYLTKIMSQYSVVVILEVMDKSGKAMERLLKKLNNSSNSPYTMIASCRLGRDTYKERFVCFYREEDVTLEACHQYEDNQIGDVDAFAREPFILRFSCPSTVVKDLVLIPVHTKPTDSLKELDELHDVVTSIRQKWGTDNIIILGDFNADGRYLSQKKKKKIRISSAPYHWLIDDDVDTTSSNFNDHTYDRIVVYGQSMLNTIVPGSAKSFNFQTEFDLTDEETLSVSDHYPVEVELKEQKAQTQRKPAQPRTAKTAKTTKTAKTAKTAKTTKTTTTTKTAKTTKTAKTAKTAKTTKTAKTTKTAKTTKTTKTASPEEQKKGPQEMNVAPKRKRGPPSDTLAKRRELEQMTDQHDDA; this is translated from the exons ATGATTTTTGTAGGAAAAATGAAGATTGCAGCCTTCAACTTCAACAGACTGGGAGTGACAGAAGTGGAGAATGAGGCCGTGCGGAATAATCTGATCAAG ATTGTGTCTCGGTACAGCGTGGTGGTGATCCTGGAGGTGATCCTAGAGGGGAAAGAGGAGGATGGTAGCTCCATGGAGAAGTTCCTCACACACCTCAACAACGATGC AAAGAACATAAATCATCCTTACGAAATGCAGTGCAACGGATTTCTGGGACCAGGCAAGCTCAAGGAgaagtttgttttcttctacaG aAAGGACGAGGTGACACTGATCGACTCCTTTCAGTACGAAAAAGATGGAGATAGGCTACACAGACCCTTCGTTCTTTATCTCGAATGTCCAAAGACAG TCAACATGAAGATCGCAGCCTTCAATGCTAAAAACCTGGGATGGAAGAAAGTCACAGACAAGACGGTCGTCCACTACCTCACCAAG ATCATGTCTCAGTACAGCGTGGTGGTGATCCTCGAGGTGATGGATAAGAGCGGTAAGGCCATGGAGAGGTTGCTGAAAAAGCTCAACAACAG CTCCAACAGTCCTTACACCATGATTGCCAGCTGCCGGCTGGGACGAGACACCTACAAGGAGcgctttgtttgtttctacaG agaggaGGATGTGACTCTGGAAGCTTGTCATCAGTATGAAGATAATCAAATTGGAGATGTGGACGCCTTCGCCAGAGAGCCCTTCATCCTGCGCTTCAGCTGTCCATCGACAG TGGTGAAAGATCTGGTTCTGATCCCGGTCCACACCAAACCAACAGACTCGTTGAAGGAACTGGACGAGCTGCATGACGTGGTCACCTCCATCAGGCAGAAGTGGGGAACGGAT AACATTATAATTTTGGGGGACTTTAATGCAGATGGACGTTATCTctcccagaagaagaagaagaagatccgCATCTCCTCCGCTCCCTATCATTGGCTGATCGACGATGATGTCGACACGACGAGTAGTAACTTTAATGACCACACCTACGACAG GATCGTAGTGTACGGACAGAGCATGCTGAACACCATCGTCCCCGGCTCGGCCAAATCCTTCAACTTCCAGACAGAGTTCGACCTGACGGATGAAGAA ACTCTGAGTGTCAGTGACCACTACCCTGTGGAGGTGGAGCTGAAGGAACAAAAAGCACAGACTCAAAGGAAGCCGGCTCAGCCCCGAACAGCGAAGACAGCGAAGACAACGAAGACAGCGAAGACAGCGAAGACAGCGAAGACAACGAAGACAACGACGACAACGAAGACAGCGAAGACAACGAAGACAGCGAAGACAGCGAAGACAGCGAAGACAACGAAGACAGCGAAGACAACGAAGACAGCGAAGACAACGAAGACAACGAAGACAGCGTCCCCTGAAGAACAGAAGAAAG GACCCCAGGAGATGAATGTGGcaccaaagaggaagagaggaccGCCATCAGACACGCTGGCTAAGAGAAGAGAGTTGGAACAAATGACAGACCAACATGATGATGCTTAA